The proteins below come from a single Chryseobacterium bernardetii genomic window:
- a CDS encoding type I polyketide synthase yields the protein MKNLTIIGLTPFEKPDVNLMPKLHQAGVFPVLSLGQELTTAQAALSQLEETNLPAYGIYVSNEQFSALQLPENVRFAILPFGITVFQNSNLDIIYQVTSLEEAMQAEKSGAKGIIIKGNEAGGHIGYESTFVLFQRIINEIKSIPVWVQGGIGLHTAAAVKALGAAGVVLDSQLALFPESSVPKDIKDLCSKLNGTETKIIAGHRVLVRPNSPSLPDDITAEDLKQYFTDLDISKSYIPMGQDISLATDLYEEFRTLKKLAFGLKEAMYGHLKQAKALQVIHQNNPLAQELGLKYPIAQGPMTRVSDVPGFANAVAEAGALPFVALSLLKGNSTKSLVMETKELAGNKTWGIGILGFAPQELRDEQTSYILEAQPPVVLIAGGRPAQAKVFEKAGIKTFLHVPSPALLDIFLKEGARNFIFEGRECGGHVGPLSSMVLWEKQIERILKEDHPENISVFFAGGIHNDFSTAFVSIMAAPLAARGVKVGVLMGTAYLYTQEAVQTGAIQEEFQLQAMQAKDTVLLETAPGHETRCLNTAFANHFNTEKAKLLAAGTDKKEVWEKLEKLNVGRLRIAAKGIERQGDQLINIPKEDQLDLGMYMIGQIATMHNKVLTLEELHQNVSINNYEYIQNAELSEQPTSSEKPLDIAIVGMECIFPGAKNLDEFWRNIILGKDSVTEVPDERWNKDLYYKPDSDEADVSHSKWGGFIPKIDFDPLAFGIPPQSLAAIEPTQLLTLLVAKRAMEDAGYGEKHINRENISVIIGAEGGNDLANSYSFRGYYKQVFGELHEEVKEAFPHTTEDSFPGILANVIAGRITNRLDLGGRNFTVDAACASSLAALDLACQELVLGKSDMVLAGGADLHNGINDYLMFSSTHALSRKGRCATFDSEADGIALGEGIAILVLKRYEDAVNDGDRIYSVIKGVGGSSDGKALGLTAPRKVGQVRALERAYTQAGISAASVGLVEAHGTGTVVGDKTELSALTNLFSRSGALPGQTHLGSVKTQIGHTKCAAGLAGLIKASLAVYHGVKPPTLHLKQPNAYYNAQTSPFSFHAETGLWTEKNRYAGISAFGFGGTNFHTVIANHPKRDDSIAMQSWPSELFVFRGDTYEEAKGQSSQIKTLLEINDEIPLKDIAYSLSISSEKPIQFSIVADTTVDLMMKIELVLVGIETKDTFTVSKKEGKVAFTFPGQGSQRINMARDLFVVFPAMRKIIDNYPELEKVVFPSTTFNEADLKQQKETIKDTRLAQPLLGIVDLALAKFLESLGIIPDMLAGHSYGELPALCFSGVFAEDQLVDLSIKRAQSILNSVEDGDPGSMLAASATHERLQPIIAKVKGCYPVNFNAPTQCVIAGTTEAINKLLEVLKQEGISAKKLEVACAFHSPLLAKSKELYAGVLKDVPFQEMQIPVWSNTTADVYPSSPSEIKERLTDHLVQPVRFVEQMQAMYNDGARIFIEVGPGKVLTGLAKSCLEKDQLTLYVEDSSRNKFTHLLCMLAQYLGTGRSFNIEKLFDGRFVQLIDINQPELYKKSPAIWRVNGQTAHPATGSLPANGALPIINPIPMNNFTTHNTQTPAPESLSTAERMLQEYLNSMKLMIQAQRDVMLSFMGQNPQVNPMPVYNTPAPVPAPERTIPVQQVQQERTVAVASAAVAAKAAPVRDIKALLLQVVSDKTGYPQEMLGMEMDLEADLSIDSIKRVEIIGTLRSELGTLANGTNEDMVMEQLAAIKTLSGLVSWLTEFSGADATTAPEKNGTPAEAASKPQAKSALTLEDLQNAILNIVSEKTGYPKEMLGLDLDLEADLSIDSIKRMEIIADLKNKIGFGENLEQADDVMEKLAAIKTLRGLASWISEMSGETNETKNEAKEVNTPEANNNVLSRLRFDITPTDASSVQNTAILQGKFFAITQDDTQQTSAIKTELEKHGAIVELVDTDKDLSHVDGLIMLDLFSATDKPSIIDHVDLIKKLDFDKVKWVYLISDIAAHIQEVTDARVLRHHQGYPGLFKSLAREFDQTTCRLISLSTPQEVDQIADITLKEILTNDKPAEVIYKNERRHKVDIIPSPLSTSLNEAHIQLDQKSVVLVLGGAQGITAELVKHMSQAYPCTYILVGRSADPRNEASATEFEGMKTKEEIRAFLIKSGKFTSPAEIEKETTKIFKNNQILRTIRDMEALGNTIIYQSLDLCNEEGLSSLISSIYEKYGRLDGVIHGAGLLEDKLFKQKTTSSFGRVFNTKVKPLRVLAEQLRPDCQFVVLFSSIASVYGNKGQTDYAAANSVLDDYANALNKRLKGKVISINWGPWKGAGMVSSTLESEYERRGISMIPLDEGKEIFLNEIKYGTESQVLIMSGNNW from the coding sequence ATGAAAAACTTAACCATTATTGGACTAACGCCTTTTGAAAAGCCGGATGTCAACCTTATGCCTAAATTGCATCAGGCGGGTGTATTTCCTGTCCTCAGCTTAGGCCAAGAGTTAACGACCGCCCAGGCAGCCCTTAGTCAACTTGAAGAAACAAATTTACCCGCTTATGGTATTTATGTTTCTAATGAACAATTTTCAGCACTTCAACTTCCGGAAAATGTAAGATTTGCGATCTTACCATTCGGAATAACCGTTTTTCAAAATTCCAATCTGGATATCATTTATCAGGTAACCAGTTTGGAAGAAGCAATGCAGGCTGAAAAATCAGGAGCCAAAGGAATCATCATCAAAGGAAATGAAGCGGGAGGTCACATCGGCTATGAATCAACTTTTGTATTATTCCAGCGCATCATCAATGAAATCAAAAGCATTCCGGTTTGGGTACAGGGGGGAATAGGACTCCATACTGCCGCAGCCGTGAAAGCTTTGGGAGCAGCAGGAGTTGTTCTGGACAGTCAGCTGGCTTTATTCCCTGAAAGTTCTGTTCCGAAGGACATCAAAGATCTATGTTCAAAACTTAACGGAACTGAAACTAAAATTATTGCCGGTCACAGAGTATTGGTAAGACCCAACTCACCTTCATTACCTGATGATATCACTGCTGAAGATCTTAAACAGTATTTTACAGATCTTGACATCAGTAAGAGCTACATCCCAATGGGCCAGGATATTTCGCTGGCCACTGATCTGTATGAAGAGTTCAGAACACTAAAAAAGCTTGCATTTGGATTGAAAGAAGCCATGTATGGCCACCTGAAACAAGCAAAAGCACTTCAGGTGATCCATCAGAACAATCCATTGGCACAGGAACTTGGATTAAAATATCCAATCGCACAGGGGCCAATGACGCGGGTAAGTGATGTTCCCGGATTTGCCAATGCAGTAGCAGAGGCCGGAGCTTTGCCATTCGTTGCATTATCATTGCTGAAAGGAAACTCTACAAAGTCTTTAGTAATGGAAACCAAAGAATTGGCAGGAAACAAAACCTGGGGTATTGGAATCTTAGGATTTGCCCCTCAGGAATTAAGAGATGAACAAACCTCATATATCCTTGAAGCACAGCCACCTGTAGTCTTAATCGCAGGAGGAAGACCCGCACAGGCTAAAGTATTTGAAAAAGCAGGAATAAAGACATTCCTACACGTTCCGTCACCCGCTCTATTGGATATTTTCCTTAAAGAAGGAGCCAGGAATTTTATTTTCGAAGGCCGTGAATGTGGTGGACACGTAGGCCCGCTGTCCAGTATGGTCCTTTGGGAAAAACAGATTGAACGTATATTAAAAGAAGACCATCCTGAAAATATCAGTGTATTTTTCGCAGGGGGAATCCATAATGATTTTTCCACAGCATTCGTTTCCATTATGGCTGCTCCATTAGCTGCCAGAGGTGTGAAAGTGGGTGTTTTGATGGGGACAGCTTACCTTTACACTCAGGAAGCAGTGCAAACCGGAGCTATTCAGGAAGAATTCCAGTTACAGGCGATGCAGGCTAAGGATACTGTATTATTAGAAACAGCGCCTGGTCACGAAACCCGTTGTTTAAATACTGCCTTTGCCAACCACTTCAATACCGAGAAAGCCAAACTATTGGCAGCGGGAACAGATAAAAAAGAAGTTTGGGAAAAGTTAGAGAAACTCAACGTGGGCCGTTTAAGAATTGCAGCCAAGGGAATCGAACGTCAGGGAGACCAGTTAATCAATATTCCTAAAGAAGATCAGCTGGACCTTGGAATGTACATGATCGGGCAGATTGCAACAATGCACAATAAAGTCCTTACCCTTGAAGAACTTCACCAAAATGTTAGTATCAACAACTACGAATATATCCAAAATGCTGAGTTGTCAGAACAGCCAACCTCCAGCGAAAAACCGTTGGATATCGCAATTGTTGGAATGGAATGTATCTTCCCGGGTGCTAAAAACCTGGATGAATTCTGGAGAAATATCATCTTAGGAAAAGACAGCGTTACCGAAGTTCCGGATGAAAGATGGAATAAAGACCTTTATTACAAACCGGATTCAGATGAAGCGGATGTTTCTCATTCAAAATGGGGCGGTTTCATTCCGAAAATCGATTTTGATCCGCTGGCATTCGGTATTCCGCCACAATCTTTGGCAGCTATTGAACCTACCCAATTGCTGACTTTATTGGTAGCAAAACGTGCAATGGAAGATGCTGGATATGGTGAAAAACATATTAATAGAGAAAACATCTCTGTAATCATTGGTGCTGAAGGAGGTAATGACCTTGCCAACAGCTATAGCTTCAGAGGATATTATAAACAGGTCTTCGGAGAGCTTCACGAAGAAGTAAAAGAAGCCTTTCCACATACCACAGAGGATTCCTTTCCAGGTATTTTGGCCAATGTGATCGCAGGTAGGATTACGAACCGTCTGGATTTGGGTGGAAGAAACTTTACCGTAGACGCAGCCTGCGCCTCTTCTTTGGCAGCCCTGGATCTGGCTTGCCAGGAACTTGTATTAGGAAAATCCGATATGGTTCTCGCCGGAGGGGCAGATTTACATAACGGAATCAACGATTACCTCATGTTCTCCAGCACCCATGCCCTTTCCAGAAAAGGAAGATGTGCTACATTTGACAGTGAAGCAGACGGAATTGCCCTTGGAGAAGGAATCGCAATCCTTGTTTTAAAAAGATATGAAGATGCTGTCAACGATGGAGACCGTATTTATTCGGTAATCAAAGGAGTTGGCGGATCCAGTGACGGTAAAGCTCTTGGATTAACCGCTCCTAGAAAAGTAGGCCAGGTAAGAGCATTGGAACGTGCTTATACCCAGGCAGGAATCAGTGCTGCATCCGTAGGATTGGTAGAAGCCCACGGTACAGGAACTGTTGTTGGAGATAAAACAGAATTAAGCGCCTTAACCAACTTATTCAGCCGTTCAGGCGCATTACCGGGACAGACTCATTTAGGTTCTGTGAAAACACAGATCGGGCATACCAAATGTGCTGCCGGATTAGCAGGTTTAATCAAAGCCTCTCTTGCCGTTTACCATGGGGTGAAACCTCCTACCCTTCACCTTAAACAGCCTAACGCTTATTATAATGCACAAACAAGTCCATTCTCTTTCCATGCTGAAACAGGGTTATGGACTGAGAAAAACAGATATGCAGGAATCAGCGCTTTCGGATTTGGCGGAACAAATTTCCACACAGTCATTGCGAACCATCCTAAAAGAGATGACTCAATTGCGATGCAGTCCTGGCCTTCAGAACTTTTTGTATTCCGTGGGGATACTTATGAAGAAGCAAAAGGGCAATCAAGCCAGATCAAAACATTATTGGAAATCAATGATGAGATTCCATTAAAAGATATTGCTTACAGTTTAAGCATCAGTTCAGAAAAGCCGATTCAGTTCAGTATTGTAGCTGATACTACTGTGGACCTGATGATGAAAATTGAGTTAGTATTGGTAGGAATAGAAACCAAAGATACTTTCACTGTCAGCAAAAAAGAAGGGAAAGTAGCCTTCACATTCCCTGGACAGGGAAGCCAGAGAATCAATATGGCCCGTGATCTGTTCGTAGTGTTCCCGGCTATGCGTAAGATTATCGACAACTATCCTGAGCTTGAAAAAGTAGTTTTCCCTTCTACAACATTTAATGAAGCTGATTTAAAACAGCAGAAAGAAACCATTAAAGATACCCGTTTAGCACAACCGCTTTTAGGAATTGTTGATCTTGCATTGGCCAAATTCTTAGAATCATTGGGAATCATTCCTGATATGCTGGCTGGTCACAGCTATGGTGAATTACCTGCTTTATGCTTTTCAGGAGTATTTGCTGAAGATCAATTGGTTGATTTAAGTATTAAGAGAGCACAGTCTATCCTAAATTCTGTAGAAGACGGAGACCCGGGTTCAATGTTGGCAGCAAGCGCTACTCACGAACGTTTACAGCCTATCATTGCTAAAGTGAAAGGATGCTATCCTGTTAATTTCAACGCTCCTACTCAATGTGTTATCGCCGGAACTACGGAAGCCATCAATAAACTGCTGGAAGTGCTTAAACAGGAAGGTATTTCTGCTAAAAAGCTGGAAGTGGCATGCGCATTCCACAGCCCGTTATTGGCAAAATCAAAAGAACTGTATGCTGGTGTACTGAAAGACGTTCCTTTCCAGGAAATGCAGATTCCTGTATGGTCTAATACAACAGCAGATGTTTATCCTTCGAGTCCTTCAGAGATTAAAGAAAGACTGACCGACCATTTGGTACAGCCTGTAAGATTCGTAGAGCAGATGCAGGCCATGTATAACGACGGAGCCAGAATATTCATCGAGGTAGGACCAGGAAAAGTTCTTACAGGATTGGCAAAATCATGTCTTGAAAAAGACCAGTTGACCTTATATGTTGAAGACAGCAGCCGCAATAAATTCACCCATCTGCTTTGTATGTTGGCGCAGTATTTGGGAACAGGCCGCAGCTTCAATATTGAGAAACTTTTTGATGGCCGCTTCGTTCAGTTAATTGATATCAATCAGCCTGAGCTATACAAAAAAAGCCCTGCCATCTGGCGTGTTAACGGACAAACTGCACATCCGGCAACAGGTTCTTTGCCTGCTAATGGTGCACTCCCTATCATAAACCCTATTCCCATGAACAATTTTACTACTCATAATACACAAACTCCTGCTCCGGAAAGCTTATCTACAGCTGAACGTATGCTGCAGGAATATTTGAACAGCATGAAACTAATGATACAGGCACAACGCGATGTGATGCTTTCCTTTATGGGACAGAATCCTCAGGTGAATCCAATGCCTGTTTATAATACACCAGCGCCGGTCCCTGCCCCTGAACGCACCATTCCAGTACAACAGGTTCAGCAGGAAAGAACCGTTGCCGTGGCTTCTGCTGCTGTGGCGGCAAAAGCAGCTCCTGTAAGAGATATCAAAGCATTGCTGCTACAGGTGGTAAGCGATAAAACAGGGTATCCTCAGGAAATGCTGGGCATGGAAATGGACCTTGAAGCTGATTTAAGTATCGACTCTATCAAAAGAGTGGAGATCATTGGAACACTTCGCAGCGAATTAGGAACATTAGCTAATGGAACTAATGAAGATATGGTGATGGAACAACTTGCAGCCATCAAAACCCTAAGCGGATTAGTTTCCTGGCTAACTGAATTCTCTGGTGCTGATGCTACAACTGCTCCTGAAAAAAACGGAACACCTGCTGAAGCAGCTTCAAAACCACAAGCTAAATCAGCTTTAACATTAGAAGACCTTCAAAACGCTATCCTGAATATTGTTAGCGAAAAAACAGGATATCCTAAAGAGATGTTAGGACTTGACCTAGATTTGGAAGCAGACCTTAGCATCGACTCTATTAAACGTATGGAGATCATTGCAGATCTTAAAAACAAGATCGGTTTTGGTGAAAACCTTGAGCAGGCTGACGATGTGATGGAAAAATTAGCAGCGATCAAAACCCTACGCGGATTAGCAAGCTGGATCAGTGAAATGAGTGGTGAAACCAATGAAACAAAAAACGAAGCAAAGGAAGTTAACACCCCTGAGGCTAACAATAATGTACTGTCACGTCTTCGTTTTGACATCACTCCTACAGATGCCTCTTCAGTACAGAATACAGCTATCCTTCAGGGGAAATTTTTTGCGATTACTCAGGATGACACTCAACAGACCTCAGCCATCAAAACTGAACTGGAAAAACACGGAGCCATCGTAGAATTGGTAGATACAGATAAAGATCTTTCTCATGTTGACGGATTAATCATGCTGGACCTGTTCTCCGCTACTGATAAACCAAGTATCATCGATCATGTTGATTTAATTAAAAAACTCGATTTTGATAAGGTGAAATGGGTATATCTTATTTCGGATATTGCTGCTCATATCCAGGAAGTAACTGATGCCCGTGTATTGCGTCATCACCAAGGTTATCCCGGACTTTTCAAAAGTTTAGCAAGAGAGTTTGACCAAACCACTTGTAGATTAATCAGCCTGAGCACTCCTCAGGAAGTAGATCAGATCGCTGATATTACTTTAAAGGAAATATTAACCAACGATAAACCAGCTGAGGTTATTTATAAAAACGAAAGAAGACATAAGGTAGATATTATCCCTTCCCCATTGTCCACAAGTTTAAATGAAGCTCACATTCAGCTGGATCAGAAATCTGTGGTACTGGTATTGGGTGGAGCACAGGGAATCACTGCAGAACTGGTGAAACATATGTCTCAGGCTTATCCATGTACTTATATTTTAGTAGGAAGATCGGCAGACCCAAGAAATGAGGCTTCTGCTACAGAATTTGAAGGAATGAAGACTAAGGAAGAAATCAGAGCTTTCCTTATTAAATCCGGAAAATTCACTTCTCCTGCGGAGATTGAAAAAGAAACAACGAAGATTTTCAAAAATAATCAGATCCTACGCACGATCCGTGATATGGAAGCGCTTGGAAATACAATTATTTACCAATCTTTAGACCTTTGCAACGAAGAAGGATTAAGCAGTTTAATCAGCAGTATTTATGAAAAGTACGGTCGTTTAGACGGGGTGATCCACGGAGCAGGGCTTTTAGAAGATAAATTATTCAAACAAAAGACAACCTCCTCTTTCGGGCGCGTGTTTAATACCAAAGTAAAACCGCTTCGTGTATTGGCCGAACAGCTTCGTCCAGACTGCCAGTTCGTTGTTTTATTCTCAAGTATCGCATCCGTTTACGGTAATAAAGGACAGACAGACTATGCTGCTGCCAACAGTGTACTGGATGATTACGCTAACGCTCTGAATAAAAGATTGAAAGGAAAAGTGATCTCCATCAACTGGGGACCCTGGAAAGGAGCAGGAATGGTTTCTTCCACCCTTGAATCTGAATACGAACGCAGAGGAATTTCCATGATTCCATTGGATGAAGGAAAAGAAATCTTCCTTAACGAAATAAAATACGGAACTGAAAGCCAGGTGCTTATCATGTCAGGAAATAATTGGTAA
- a CDS encoding Crp/Fnr family transcriptional regulator: protein MPDHYHSILKHIEQQVTLSEQEKKAFCSKLIYKKFRRKQYLLQDGDICSHDYFVINGCLRQYEVSPSGRENTVQFAFENWWISDWYSMLHTQPSVYNIEAMENSEVFMLEKNELEGLYIEIPKLERYFRKIFLNTFVSFQKRMLFQPPTVSL, encoded by the coding sequence ATGCCAGATCACTATCACAGCATATTAAAGCATATTGAACAACAGGTTACATTATCTGAGCAGGAAAAGAAAGCTTTCTGCTCCAAATTGATTTACAAGAAATTCAGGCGTAAACAATACCTCTTACAGGATGGCGATATCTGCAGTCATGATTATTTTGTTATCAATGGCTGTCTGAGACAATATGAAGTAAGCCCAAGCGGCAGGGAAAACACTGTGCAATTTGCTTTTGAAAACTGGTGGATTTCAGACTGGTACAGTATGCTCCATACACAGCCTTCAGTTTACAATATTGAAGCCATGGAAAATTCGGAGGTCTTTATGCTTGAAAAGAATGAACTGGAAGGACTGTACATAGAAATACCAAAGCTGGAAAGGTATTTCCGTAAAATATTCCTGAATACATTCGTTTCCTTTCAAAAAAGAATGCTGTTCCAGCCTCCCACGGTTTCTTTATGA